One Verrucomicrobiota bacterium genomic window, GGGATAGTCGTGGGTTAGAATCAGCAGCGGAGATATTTTGCCGGTGTTTTGATCAAGAAAGGTAAGAAGTTTACGAGCACTATTAGTAACCATAACACCTCCAATCAAGAGGATTGAATAAAAGGAGATCGTCAGTTGAGTCAGTGTTCATTTTTTAATCCTGGAAGAGACTGCAGATAAAATGAATCAATAAAATCATTTAATTACAATTTCCTCCTCTTTCCGCGGCAATTCTGTGCGTATCCGGGTCCTGAGACTTCCTTCCCGCTATCGCGACAATTATTAAAAACGGTATCATTAGCTGGTAGCCTAGGAATCATTGAGTAACGCCCATGGGCTACATTTTTGCAAAGGAAAAGAATTATGTGTCGCTTCTAAAGAAGAAGAAACAAGGCAAAGGACATTTTCTTATGGATTTTAGTAAGAATATACGTTGATGGAAAAATGGATTTACCTATGTATGAAAGGATAAGCTTTCAATGAATCCAAAATTCCAATTTTCCCTATTGTCCATTTCTGTTGTGCATGATACCGTCCTATTATGAAAAAAATATCTCGTCGGACTGCCCTAAAAACTTCCCTAGCCGGAGCTGCAGCTTTATCAGCTCCCATGATTCTTCCTTCCTCCGTATTAGGATTGAATGGTCAGAACACCTCCCCAAACAGCCGAATCAACATGGGCCTGATTGGACATGGAAAGATCATGCAGGGTCACCGCCCTTATCATCTGGCTGCGGATGAAGTTCAAGTTGTTGCGCTGTGCGATGTAAAGACCTGGACCTTGAAGGAGGCCAATGAAGAGGCCGCGAAGATTCAGGGACAAAAGGTGGATACTTATGAATTCTACGAAGACCTGTTGGCACGCGACGACATAGATGCCATTGTCATTGGGACACCCGATCACTGGCACGCCAAAATCGCTATCGACGCTTTTAAGGCCGGAAAAGACGTCTATGTCGAAAAGCCAATGACCCTCACCATCGAAGAAGGTAAGATCATGCGGGAAACCTGCGCGCGTTACGGACGGGTGCTTCAGGTGGGTAGTCAGCAACGTTCCGAGTGGGCCTTTCGCAAGGCTGCCGAGCTGGTGCGCAATGGGTACATTGGGAAAATTAAAACCATTGCAGCAAAATTAGGAGAATTTCCGCCTCCGACCCAGTTTCCTGAAACGCCGATTCCCGAAGGGCTGAATTACGACCGTTGGCTTGGACCAGCACCCATGGAGCCCTATAATGAAGATCGGATCAAGGGTGACTATGGCGGAGGTTGGCGTCGCTTCTGGGACTATGGTTCGCGCAAGAATGGCGACTGGGGTGCCCACCATTACGACATTATTCAATGGGCACTGGGCATGGACGAATCCGGACCTGTCCACTTTATTGCCAAGGGTTACGAGGGTGAAGAGTTTCAGTCATTCCTTTATGCCGATGGCACGAAAGTAATGCGCGGAGCTGAAGGGCTCGGGCACATGATTCGTTTTATAGGTGAAGATGGAGAAGTGCTGGTGAGCCGAGGCGGAAAAATCGATACGACTCCCGCTTCCTTAAAGAACATCATTCTGAAGAGCAGTGATGAGCGTCTTTATGAGTCAACTGACCACCGGAAAGATTGGTTGAACTCCATCCGGAGTCGATCGCAACCGATTTGCCATGTTGGAATTGGCCATAGGACGGCCACCATTTGTCATCTTTCTGGCATTTCAGAACGCCTTGGTCGTTCGATAAACTGGGATCCCGTAGCGGAGCATATTGTAGGGGATGAACGTGCTGCCATGTGGGAAACACGTCCTCGCCGTGCGCCGTATCACCAATTGGTATAATTTTAATCAGAACCTGTTTCCTATCATGAAATCTTACTCATCTTTATTTTTTGCCGGTGTGTTGGCCCTTGGATTACAAACAACCGCTTGGTCTGGTCCTCCCGAAAAGGACTTGAATGAAATCGTGAAGGGCTTTTCGGATGAAGATCCCGCCGTTCAATTCGAGGCACGGCTCGATTTACTCGCCTACGTCTCTTACGGGACAGCTCCTTCCCAAAAGAACGGAGCAGAAAAAATAACCAAAGAACTTTTGAGCGCACTAAAAAGATGGGGGTTGGCTCATGAAGCAAAGAAATATATCATTCGGGATCTTGCGCGGGTAGGGACATCCACAGCGGTGGAACCCTTAAGTAAGATATTGATTGGAAAAGATGAATCACTCGCTGAATTAGCCCGCCAGGCACTTGAACAGATTCCGGGGAAAGAGGCATCCACTGCATTGAAAAATGCGATCCCTAAAGTTCGCGACGATGCCCGGCGTCGAAATTTTATTCGGACCCTTGCGAATCGTGCGGATGCATCCAATGCCGCCTATTTTATAAAAGGGCTACAATCCAATGATGCCATTTTGGCCCATGAGTCTGCTCTTGCGCTTTCACTTCTGGGCGATGCGGATTCGGTTGAAGCTTTGGAGCTTGCCTACTCAAAAAGTTCCGGCGAAATGAAGGTGCTTCTCGAAAACGAAATCATCCGGTCTGAAGCGGCTTCAGAGGATATGTTGGTCTCCATTCAAAAAGACGGGGTGGTGTCATACAATCGTGATGCTGCGTTGCTTCGATTGCTGGAATCAGATTATATCAGTTCACTCGACCTTCTCAAATTGGCTCTGTTGAGCTCAAGTTCAGAGGTAAGGTCCAATGGTATACGGCTGGCAATGACCACCGGGAAACATGCTTTGATTAAAAATATGGGCAACAGAATCTCCGGCGATAATTGGCTCGTTGTCCTTGGTGGATTGTCCGCATTCGAAAATAGGGGAGCGGAAGGCTTGGCATTGATGGCTTTTGAAGCAGGGGACCATAACGTTAAAGTCCAAGCGCTTCGTGCCTTAGGGTCCTATGGTGGCGCAAAGTCAGTCGATTTAGTGCTCGAACATTTTGCGGGTAAAGACAAACAGCTTCAACAAGCTGCGGCCTATGCAATCGAAAGAATGCCCGGAAACCCTATGACTGGTCGCCTTCAGAAACTGCTGAACTCCGAGTCCGCCGAGGACCATAAGCTGGGCTTGGAAGCGCTCGCGTACCGCAATACTCCCTATGCGAAAAACCGCTTGTTTCGTTTTATCAGCGGCGATGATCCCGAACTCGCAATGGTGGCCCTGAAGAGCATTTCGGGGATTGTGGAAGAGGAGGACCTTTATCGGCTTCTTTCAATTTCCAAAAAATCCGATGACCAAAAAAGCGCTGCGATCAACGGGTTGCTAAAGAAGGTAGCTCCCCAAATAGGTTCGGCGGAACTGCAAGCCAGGGTTAACAGTCTTTAGCTCATACTATGCGATCCAGTGGATCGGCTACTGACTGTTTTCCTGGATCCTGCAAACAAGCGTCCTCGGTTTGCCCAAATGAAAAAGAATTTTTTTCCTATCAATCCAGCGATCGTGGGCTAGCAGACAGATTCTTTGATGTTCTCGATTCCACGAAATCGTTGATCCTGTCGCTTCAAATTTTTCGTCAATCCACATCTCTAGATTGACAGTTACGATAAATTAGTTGACAAAAGTTGACACATCAACTCGGTACTCCATCCACATGACCAAACAACTTAATGTTGCGCTGATCACAGAAACCATTGCTGAGCTCGGGCTGAATCAAGCGGCACTTGCGGATAAAATCGGCAATACCAGGGCTGCGGTTTCCAAATGGTTTACCGGCAAATCTTTTCCACGTCCTCCTGAATTGCTAAAACTGGGAAAGCTGCTCGGGCTTAGCTACAAGGACTTGGTTAAAACGCCTAATGAAGATAAGGAACCGCTCATCGCCTTTCGGAAACGCGGTGCAACCAAGACCACGGAAAAGCACGTGGCCCGGGCAAAGGATATGGGCAGATTTCTGGAACCATTGGTTCCTTATCTTGGATTTGATGAATTTGTGGGACCTGCCAGCCTCAAGAAGCCCTCCACTGATTATCCGTACCTCCAGGCGCTCGTCGTGAAGTTGCGCCGCGAACTTGGACTTTCAGAATCTAGTCCCATTCGGTTTGAAGATCTGATTAAGAAGTTTCAGGAACACCAGGCTGTCTTGATTCCCACCATGTGGGGCAGGAAAGATAAGCATGAAAATGCACTGCATATCTATCTTCCCAAATCAAAAACAACTTGGATCTATCTCAATCTCGACAGCGAAGTGCACGACTTCAAGTTCTGGATGGCCCATGAACTTGGTCATGTTCTCAGCGTGACCCTTCTTGAGAATGACGATTTGGATGCAGCTGAAAACTTTGCCAATGGTTTTGCAGGGGCTTTATTGTTTCCCCGCCCGGCAGCGGAAAAATGGTTCAAAAAATATCAAGCTTCCGCTGGAGATACCAGCCGCCTTAAGGTGCTGGTTGCTGCGGCAAAAGAATACCTGATTTCGCCAAATTCGGTCTACAAAGAACTGGAAAAGTATGCAACCGCAGTCCGCGAACCATTTGCCACGATCTCGAACAGTGTTCTCTTTTCAGCTATAACCAAGTTTAACAAACAGTTTCCGACGCTCAGCGAACATTTATTCGACGGTGTAACACCGACTGCCGATCATTTTATGCGGGTAGCACAGGCACAGTTTGATACACACTTTTATAAGGCCCTTGGAAAATTTCTTCAAGATACGGAAGCTCCGGCCAGTGTAGTCAGCCGGATGATGGATGTTCCGCTCGCTGATGGACGGGCCTTTCACGAAGCTTTGACGACGGTCTGAACTCGGCCTGAACAATGAAGCAGTCGAAAATACTCGTAGACTCCAATAGCTATTTTCGACTGGCTCAGAACATTCACCCATTGCTGTTCCAATCGTTCGGAAAAGAAAATTACACTCTCTTCGTCCATTCGGACTTGATCTTCGAATTCAAACGCAAGCCCCGCCTCAGAAACAAGTTCCATTGGGTAATGCAGCCTGAGTATGTCGAGAATCGCAAACGTGCTCTTACCCTTAGCACTCAAAATAAGAAGGACATTGAGGATACATTCCAACATTTATGGGAATACATCAAAGATGAGAAACTTGGTCCGCTAGAGGTGGACACTCGCATTCTCGCGACGGCAGCGGAGCTGGGGATTCCCGTGGTGACGGATGACCAGGACATGATCAAAGTAGCTGAACTATTCGGAATTCACCAGATAGGATCCATGGAGCTTATGAAGATGATGCTCGATGCTAAACATATCGAAATGGAAAAAGTCAGGCAGGTGGTTTCGCAGTGGCGGTATGACAACGATACACCCCACAAAAACTACGCAAAAGAATACCGCAGATTGTTTGGCGAAGCGGTTCCGAGGGATTGATAGCAAAATGAATTTTGCAACTGCTTGCAAAAAGGCTTGCTGCAAAGTTAACTCAGCCCCGGAATGCTGAATTTACCTCTCTGACCTGCCTCTATGCCTGAACTGAACTGAATTGGAAAAGCCGCTGTTGTAAAACACCACAAGGAAGTGCCGTTCCGGTTGTTGGAGGCCGACGCGGAGTTGAGTTGTGGTGATCCGCAAAGCGGGAACCTGATTGTGGAAGAGGACAATCTCCACGCCTTGAAAGCGCTGCTTCCTCGCTACCCTCGCAATGTTAAGTGCATCTATATCGATCTCCCTACAACACGGGCAATGAAGGTTGGACCTAAATAAGACCCATTTAACTCCTTTTAATGCGGATAAATATTTCCATATACGCACGAATCGGATTAAATGGGTTTAACAAACTTCAAATACACAGATAATCTAGGTTCTTCGCTATTTTTAGTGGAATGAACAAATAAATTGTTTGAAGGTGAGGACCTATGAGTCCTGAAAAATTATTCCATGAACTCCTTGGGTTAGGCTCCGGTTGGACTGTGAGCGAACTGGAGTATCTTAAAGGAGGTAGCGGGGAGGTACGTATTGTGATCGAAGACACTCCCTTGTTATTTTCCTCAATTCGTTGTGCAGAGGATGGAGGCTCTGCAGGCCTATACGATCATGTCAATAAGCGGACATGGCGTCATCTGAACATCTTCGAGCACGAATGTTATATCGAATGCCGGTTGCCGCGAGTGAAGTGCCAATCGTGTGGGAAAGTGACAACATTGAAGGCACCGTGGGAGGGCAAAATCAAAGGGTTCACTTTACTGTTCGAAGCCTTCGCGCTGACCTTGTTGCGCGAGATGCCGGTCAATGCAGCCAGCCGGATACTGGGCGAACACGACACGCGGCTATGGCGCTTGCTCCATGCCTATGTGCAGGAAGCTTATGATCAGGCCGACTTCAGTGAAACACGGGTGG contains:
- a CDS encoding DNA-binding protein translates to MKQSKILVDSNSYFRLAQNIHPLLFQSFGKENYTLFVHSDLIFEFKRKPRLRNKFHWVMQPEYVENRKRALTLSTQNKKDIEDTFQHLWEYIKDEKLGPLEVDTRILATAAELGIPVVTDDQDMIKVAELFGIHQIGSMELMKMMLDAKHIEMEKVRQVVSQWRYDNDTPHKNYAKEYRRLFGEAVPRD
- a CDS encoding XRE family transcriptional regulator, translated to MTKQLNVALITETIAELGLNQAALADKIGNTRAAVSKWFTGKSFPRPPELLKLGKLLGLSYKDLVKTPNEDKEPLIAFRKRGATKTTEKHVARAKDMGRFLEPLVPYLGFDEFVGPASLKKPSTDYPYLQALVVKLRRELGLSESSPIRFEDLIKKFQEHQAVLIPTMWGRKDKHENALHIYLPKSKTTWIYLNLDSEVHDFKFWMAHELGHVLSVTLLENDDLDAAENFANGFAGALLFPRPAAEKWFKKYQASAGDTSRLKVLVAAAKEYLISPNSVYKELEKYATAVREPFATISNSVLFSAITKFNKQFPTLSEHLFDGVTPTADHFMRVAQAQFDTHFYKALGKFLQDTEAPASVVSRMMDVPLADGRAFHEALTTV
- a CDS encoding Gfo/Idh/MocA family oxidoreductase, with translation MKKISRRTALKTSLAGAAALSAPMILPSSVLGLNGQNTSPNSRINMGLIGHGKIMQGHRPYHLAADEVQVVALCDVKTWTLKEANEEAAKIQGQKVDTYEFYEDLLARDDIDAIVIGTPDHWHAKIAIDAFKAGKDVYVEKPMTLTIEEGKIMRETCARYGRVLQVGSQQRSEWAFRKAAELVRNGYIGKIKTIAAKLGEFPPPTQFPETPIPEGLNYDRWLGPAPMEPYNEDRIKGDYGGGWRRFWDYGSRKNGDWGAHHYDIIQWALGMDESGPVHFIAKGYEGEEFQSFLYADGTKVMRGAEGLGHMIRFIGEDGEVLVSRGGKIDTTPASLKNIILKSSDERLYESTDHRKDWLNSIRSRSQPICHVGIGHRTATICHLSGISERLGRSINWDPVAEHIVGDERAAMWETRPRRAPYHQLV